Sequence from the Gemmatimonadota bacterium genome:
GCCAGCCTGGGGCTCGTTTCCGACCTGGCGATCATCGCGGGAATCAACATGGCCGGTGACGCGAAAGTGTTCAAGTTCCTGCCTGGACTCCGGGTGTCGTGGGATATCCCCGGATTCCTGTTCCTGAACACCGATCTCACGGCCTATATCGACCGGAACTTTGGCGTGGCAAAAGGCGGTGCGCCGAAGGAAGGGCACAGTTTCATGTTCGACGTCAACTGGGCCGCTCCCTTCGGAATCGGCAATCAGTCCTTCGGGATTAGTGGGCACGCGGAGTATATCGGAAGCAGGTCCAACGAACTCGGCGGCCGGTACGACGCGTCGATACTCGCGCAGCCTCAATTCGTCTGGGACATCGGCCGGGCCGCGGCCGGTGAACCGAATCAGCTGCTGCTCGGATTCGAGTACCAGTACTGGAGAAACAAACTCGGTACGGACGACGACGAGAACACCATACAGTTCCTGGTGGTCTGGCGTCTCTAGGACTGCCCGTCGTTCCAGTCCCATGATCGATCACCTTTTCACGAGGCGGGTGCGTCCGGTAGTCCTGCGGTCGCCGGGATACCCGCCAAGCCCTTGGACAGCCTGATGAAAGCCGCCGTAATGGACGCCTTCGGATCACCCCTCGAGGTGCGGGAGGTTCCCGATCCCGTGCCGTCGGAGGACGGCGTCGTGATCGAGGTTCGGGCCAACGGGATCTGCCGGAGCGACTGGCACGGATGGATGGGACACGACCCGTCGATCAAGCTGCCGCACGTGCCGGGCCACGAATTCGCCGGCGTGGTTGTCGAGAAGGGCGGCCTGGTGCGGAACTGGCGGGTCGGCGACCGGGTGACCGTGCCCTTCTGCGGCGGATGCGGCACTTGCGCGCAGTGCCTGGCCGGCCATCACCATATCTGCGACAACGAGTACCAGCCGGGGTTTACGGGATGGGGCGCCTTCGCAGGTTACGTGGCCATGCCGTACGCCGACGTGAATCTCGTGGGCCTGCCCGATGACCTGGACTTCGTCGAGGCAGCGAGCCTGGGCTGCCGGTTCATGACGGCGTTCCGCGGCGTGGTGGACCAGGGCCGGGTCGCCGGGGGTGATTTCGTGGCCATTCACGGCTGCGGCGGGGTCGGGCTGTCGGCGACCATGATCGCGGCGGCCGTGGGGGCCGAAGTGATCGCCGTGGACATCGACGAGACCCGGTTGCAGCTGGCGCGGGACTTCGGCGCGCGCATGACGGTGAATGCAAAGTCCAGTACCGACGTGGTCAGAGAAATACGTCAGAAGACGGGCGGCGGCGCCCTGATCTCGATCGATGCTCTCGGGAGCAAGGTCACCAGCCGCAATTCCGTCCGGTGCCTGCGCAAGCGGGGCCG
This genomic interval carries:
- a CDS encoding nucleoside-binding protein, whose product is MKRNAYSGLRRIAAVAVMSIAAAYTSAAAPQTEFHLKAGKLRNPFAQKSVQSLVLNVQQASQWKLGDSFFFINYLTDRETDGFNDRDFYGEWYPTLSIGKMQQSDASLGLVSDLAIIAGINMAGDAKVFKFLPGLRVSWDIPGFLFLNTDLTAYIDRNFGVAKGGAPKEGHSFMFDVNWAAPFGIGNQSFGISGHAEYIGSRSNELGGRYDASILAQPQFVWDIGRAAAGEPNQLLLGFEYQYWRNKLGTDDDENTIQFLVVWRL
- a CDS encoding zinc-dependent alcohol dehydrogenase family protein, giving the protein MKAAVMDAFGSPLEVREVPDPVPSEDGVVIEVRANGICRSDWHGWMGHDPSIKLPHVPGHEFAGVVVEKGGLVRNWRVGDRVTVPFCGGCGTCAQCLAGHHHICDNEYQPGFTGWGAFAGYVAMPYADVNLVGLPDDLDFVEAASLGCRFMTAFRGVVDQGRVAGGDFVAIHGCGGVGLSATMIAAAVGAEVIAVDIDETRLQLARDFGARMTVNAKSSTDVVREIRQKTGGGALISIDALGSKVTSRNSVRCLRKRGRHVQIGLTLADEADVPIPMNAVIAKELEIVGSHGMPAHRFADLLRMVTSGALQPGRLVGKTVSLEEAGAELEAMGRFSQTGVTVIDRF